TGTCGAAACTAGGAACTAGGAACAAAAAAGTTATTGAGTTGCATAAATAATTTGCACATTATTTTTGTTGGTCATTGTTTCTCGTTATATTTTCTGTTGGCATGATGCATACCATAATAAAGATACACTTCATAAGTGAACTGGTTGCCAGATATCTTTTGTCAGTAATGAATGAGAAAATATACATAAATTGATGAGAAAATGAAAGGAAGTGCCAGGGACTGTTGAAGTTCTCATTActgtaatgatttttatttcttcttggtGAAGTATTCTTTGCTGGAAACTGAATTAAAAAGGAATGAAAAGAACAAATTTGAGTTAAGCTGTTAGAGCTTTTATTATTTGGGTCCCAATGTTGTGTAGGTTTGGTTTTGGGGTGTGATGTTACAACTCACTTACTGTCTCTCACCTTCAACTTTAAGGGTTTACTGTTTTGTCTTTTAAGAAACTTGAATTTGTTTGGAGATAAAGCTTCACATGGTGATGCAGGGCCTGTGTTACTCTATTGTCTTACTTTTAAGAAACCCATTACATGGTGTTTGCtgtccttattattttttttttttttttgttgttgttgatggaagGTGTTTGGTACATTTATTGCTGTCCTTATTTATGTGGAACTGAGCTCTCCACAAATCAGGGTTAAGCAGAAGGTAAGAAATAAGTTTGATAATCTGCTCCATGAACGATACTCCGAGTTATCTTAATCTCATGATAATATTATCATCCATATAAATGATTTTAAATATTAGGATTCTTCGCCATGTTTGCTTTTGTCTCGAGAATTTAAATACGAGCGTCTGTAGAGTGGCAAGTCGTCCCATGCAACGAGTCTAATGGGTTTTAGAAGTTTACTATAAGATGTTAAGATTGCTTCTGGGAAAAGAATGCGTTTTAGTCTAGCTTTTGAGAAGCCACTTGTGCAATTCAGAGTGCTTCCACTTTTTTTATGTGGAAGTACTTGAACATCCTAGACCAAGTTCAGTAAttgactcagtttcaccaagaaTATGTGTATACAATTTCACTCACTGGCACAGCTGAAAGAATGAAATTTAGAAGTCACTGCCAATACCAAACTAGAGATTTAGAGGGTAACAAAGACACTTGACTTTGGGGATGCACTGGCGCATGGACACTTACAGCAGGTATACCGGATGCTTGTACTgtgtttttggaaaagaaattagATGCCGTGTACTTGCTTGGTGGTAGTTGTAGATGAAGAGTATTATGAGGGGTGTACTTTTAGTTTCCAATCTTGATGTACCAATACCAGGTTTAATGATTTGGATTATTTATTTTAGCATTTATATCTAAACTGAAACAACATCGATTCCCAAGGGCTCCAACTAGAAAGTTGCTTCTTCTGATATGGTGTGTTAACCATGCCCCGAATAAAAGTAGTAGTTTGCTTCTTTTCCATTGATCCAAAACTAGCTAGGGATGCTTTAGCGGCTCTCTTTCTCTCGCTTCTTTGTAAGATTTTGTTCAGATTAATAAGCACGACTCTCTAGGATACAAGGTCGGTAGAAATTTAATCTTAATGCATCTCCGTTTTTAGGCAAACCCATTTAAAAAATAACTTGTATGGAGTATAAGTCAAACAACCAAAATTACTCCAATTATTTTGATATATAGTCCCTCCATTTTAAAATAATAGGCAGGTTTGTGGGTAACTATTTTTAAACAGAGGTAATAAGTTGGATAACTAACTAATCTTAGACACATGTTCGTATACAGTGGTGTATGGTTTGTGTGCAGTGAAAAGTTTACCTTTGTCATCAGTACTCTTTAGTTTATAGGACACAGATGTTCTCCCGAATTCATTTGttcacatattaaaaaaaaaaagaagaaaaataaatgaatAGGCAGATATCAATCACTCGGGCAACAAATCGCAGCATCAAGACACGGAGGCATGACAAACAATGTCAATCTATTGCATCAAACACCTCTATCACCACCAGAGTTTATGTGGACATTTTTGCGTCCATCAAAagtacagcttttcttgtggaaagcattgaccgAAGGACTTTTGACCTTCGACACCAACATTCGGCCCAGATGCAACTCCGATCCGAAGACTGCTATTCCACTCCAATATCATGTTATCGGAGATTTACGGCTTACCAATCTTATTGTAATTGATGAATCTTGGGGTATTATATACCCTCGTGTAACAGtctcttagtaatttaatatatttcatgcttcaaaaaaagaaaatattaaaaaaaaaagaaggaactaCTAGCCCATTAAAATCCACCAATTTCCCTACCTGTTTTTGCGATTGTGCTGTGCTCATTAATGAACATCTCTcacttaaataaaaaaagaaaaaaaaaggttgtcGTTAACCCGACATTACGCCTCCTCTAATTTTTGGATTTTTCTCATTTAAATGTACTCTCCATATTACAAATAAGGTTTTTAAAAACCTCAGGAACTTCTCTAGATTAAAATTTACtgctaaatattttttttcttagacTTTTTTATATGTTCAATGTACTATTTATACAATCCGGTCAGGGCCGGTCCTGAGTTGTTTTTGCCCCGAAGCGTAATTTTTTTTGTTGCCCCCATAATTACATCAATGATCATTTTTTCTACGATGATGGAACAGTAACAATAGTGAACTATCAAGAGAATGAACATATACAAGCATATAAAAGAAGAATGAGAGATTGAAGATGATAATTAGAAAACCTTTACAACTTCACTCCTAAGTCCTGATAGctcttattgttttttttttcttttgtaatccCGCAGGTAATAATTATCTGATGGAATGTGTAACACACTTCCATTTTAGCATTGACTATTCAATATTTTGTCCGATACATAACACAATTATGAATAAGCccctaaaatatttttatttttaacaaaaacCCAAATATCAAAACAACTATTTTGTTGCCCCCTCGGCCTTGTTGCCCCGAAGTGGGGCTTTCCCTGCTTCCCCTGTTGGCCCGGCCCTGATCCGGTACATGTTTCTTTGCCTGAGATATCGTTAAGTTTCAGGGGTATGGcatcaaaactcaaaaagattTTGTGCACCCAATCTGCAGTAATTTTGTGCTGCTAGTCCTTCATGCTTTCCCTTTTATTGTTAAGAACTAGAACTAGTACTTTGTATACCTTTGTACCACTCTTCGCTGGGACTAATTACTTTTAAATTTAGAACATGAGATTGCATGCAACAGAACGGTCTCGATTAAGAAGATGAGTGACTCACTCACTCACACAGGACTCACCCAACAAATCAACTAACTACATGCACCATCATATtcataggatatatatatatatagtagtcTTTCATTTGGAGTTTCAGAGAGGGAGAACATCTGATCATACAAAGAGCCTCTCCATCTAGAGCTTAATTTGTTATCAGATACAAGGAAGGGATATTGGTAGTGACATGGAAACAATAATCTCATCCACAAGGGATAGTGAGAGTGGCTTTTGTTCATTAACAGGTATCTACTACAGCAAATGGGAGTCACCAAACATTCCTACAACTCCGTCTCTTTCCCTCCCTTCATTTCTTCTCTCCCAACTCTCCCCTCGACACTTGAAAAAACCAGCTTATATAGACTCGGTCTCTGGTAAGTCCCTCACTTACCAAGAGCTTCGATCACTCTCAATTGGCATAGCCAGCACTCTACGTTCTTCTTTCGGTATTAAAAAAGGCGATATTGTTCTTGTGGTTTCCTCAAATTCCATTCATTTCCCTCTACTAATTCTTTCCATAATGTCAATGGGAGCAATTTTTACCACAGCTAATCCATTATACAGCACACAAGAATTACACTGTCAAATTCAAGACTCAAATCCTGTACTAGTATTTACAACCCACGAGTTTAAGTCGAAATTTGACGGTATGATATTAAAGAACCGTGTCCTGTTAGTTGAAGAATTCATGTACAACTTGTTAGTAAACACACCTACTAAATCATCCAGCAGCATTCCTAGCAATATCAAATTAGATGATATTGCTGCTTTAATGTACTCTTCGGGAACAACCGGGAAGAGCAAAGCAGTGGTTTGCTCACACCGGAACTTGGTTTCCATGGGTGGCTTACTAAGACACGTTTGGAAAACTGAAGGAGGTGGTGATGACGGATCAAACGACGTTTACATGTGTGTTGTACCATTGTTTCACATGTTTGGGTTATCCATGATGGTCTGTGGGGTACTAGCTGCTAGATCAACAGCCGTGCTTGTTAAAAAGTATTCCGTTGAGGAGATGCTCAGCGGTATTGAGAGGTACAACGTAACGAGGCTTCCGGTAGCTCCACCAGTGGTGGTTCAGATGGTGAGGTTTCAAAACAAGATGAGTAAGTATAACTTGAAATCTCTTAAAGAGGTGATCTGTTCAGGGGCACCCTTAGGGAACGAACACATTGAAAGATTTTGCAAGATCTATCCCGAGATAAACCTAACTCAGGTACTTGctatttatttttccttattaatTGCTTCACCCGCCCATACCGAGCATTAAACTCTAAAGTCATTCTAGTATTCTTGTCAGAGATGCAGCTTATTGATTGTGAGATTATCCTCCAACATAGTCTAAAAATTTATACATGTTGGAGTGGATTTAGCAGTAATACAGTACTTTAACGTCCAAATACATAtattatattaactcaaaatggAAAATGAAATGACGcgattgatgatgatgaatcgaTTTGGATATGTAATAGTGTTATGGGTTAACCGAAACAAATGGGCCCATCACTCTCTGCGATGGCAGGAGCAGGACCACTACTAGGGAAATTACAGCATCATCAGTTGGAAGGCTTATTCCATCTATGGAAGCTAAGATCATCCACGTCAAAACTGGTAAACCCTTGCCACCTTTCAGCCCTGGAGAACTTTGTGTCAGAGGTGTCCCTGTAACCCAAGGTAATCCCAAGTACTTCTATCCTTTATAACCTTTAGATTACCTGAGATTTTATAGTCCAAGATGACATCTGACAAGATAAAAATTTCATTGGCGATTTTTAGGTTACTTTAAAAATGCTGAGGCAACATTATTGGCAATAGACAAAGATGGATGGTTGCATACTGGAGATTTATGCTTCATGGACAAGTTCGGTTTCGTCCATATTGTTGATAGAATTAAAGAACTCATCAAGTACAAAGCCTATCAAGTAATATGTTCTGTCGTTCTTTTCCTTCTAGATATGTTGAAGATTTGTGTTTTATTTGGCTTGTCTTAAGATACTCAATTTTGTTCTACATTTTCAAATATTAATCGTATTTCTTCTCTTTGTCCTGTACAGGTTGCACCGGCAGAACTCGAGGAAATCCTATCGGGTCACCCTGAGATTATTGATGCAGCTGTGACATCGTAAGTAGTTGACAATTGGTGCGCCATTTTCTTcttaaagattttttttatattctaAATCCCTTCGTCCTGCAAATG
This DNA window, taken from Papaver somniferum cultivar HN1 chromosome 3, ASM357369v1, whole genome shotgun sequence, encodes the following:
- the LOC113356775 gene encoding 4-coumarate--CoA ligase-like 5 isoform X1; this encodes METIISSTRDSESGFCSLTGIYYSKWESPNIPTTPSLSLPSFLLSQLSPRHLKKPAYIDSVSGKSLTYQELRSLSIGIASTLRSSFGIKKGDIVLVVSSNSIHFPLLILSIMSMGAIFTTANPLYSTQELHCQIQDSNPVLVFTTHEFKSKFDGMILKNRVLLVEEFMYNLLVNTPTKSSSSIPSNIKLDDIAALMYSSGTTGKSKAVVCSHRNLVSMGGLLRHVWKTEGGGDDGSNDVYMCVVPLFHMFGLSMMVCGVLAARSTAVLVKKYSVEEMLSGIERYNVTRLPVAPPVVVQMVRFQNKMSKYNLKSLKEVICSGAPLGNEHIERFCKIYPEINLTQCYGLTETNGPITLCDGRSRTTTREITASSVGRLIPSMEAKIIHVKTGKPLPPFSPGELCVRGVPVTQGYFKNAEATLLAIDKDGWLHTGDLCFMDKFGFVHIVDRIKELIKYKAYQVAPAELEEILSGHPEIIDAAVTSYPDEEAGEIPMAYVVRNKKSEIGGEDIVAFMANKVAPYKKIRKVVFVECIPRSPSGKILRKNLKGSKHSPKFLQTFK
- the LOC113356775 gene encoding 4-coumarate--CoA ligase-like 5 isoform X2; the encoded protein is METIISSTRDSESGFCSLTGIYYSKWESPNIPTTPSLSLPSFLLSQLSPRHLKKPAYIDSVSGKSLTYQELRSLSIGIASTLRSSFGIKKGDIVLVVSSNSIHFPLLILSIMSMGAIFTTANPLYSTQELHCQIQDSNPVLVFTTHEFKSKFDGMILKNRVLLVEEFMYNLLVNTPTKSSSSIPSNIKLDDIAALMYSSGTTGKSKAVVCSHRNLVSMGGLLRHVWKTEGGGDDGSNDVYMCVVPLFHMFGLSMMVCGVLAARSTAVLVKKYSVEEMLSGIERYNVTRLPVAPPVVVQMVRFQNKMSKYNLKSLKEVICSGAPLGNEHIERFCKIYPEINLTQCYGLTETNGPITLCDGRSRTTTREITASSVGRLIPSMEAKIIHVKTGKPLPPFSPGELCVRGVPVTQGYFKNAEATLLAIDKDGWLHTGDLCFMDKFGFVHIVDRIKELIKYKAYQVAPAELEEILSGHPEIIDAAVTS